GTCGCCTCAAATTCTTTCGCATCTTCTTGTGCGCAAATCTGATGCGGCGTAAGCGTTCGCAATGCTTCTCTCGAATAGCCTAAAACTTCACAGACCTTATCATTCACTTCGATAAAGTGCCCCATTTTATAAGGCTCTGCTTCATAGCGATGGATGAAAATAAAATCTTGAGTTTTGTTAAAGAGGATGTGGCAAAATTGCTCTTTTGCCTGAAGCTCTACTTTTAACCTTTCATTTTCAGCTTCTAATTCAGCAACTTGTTTGCGTAAGCAAGCGATGTCTTCTTCCAGCTTGCTTGTATTTTCATCTAACTTGGTCATGTCATTACATCAAACATTTTTCTACAAAAATCTTTTCAAAAACGCACAGGCGTTTTGCAATCATGTTTCGGGAGAAAAAGGGAAACGTCGACGGGCTTGAGCGTCTTATGCTAAGACGATTATACACAAAAACTTAGAGCAATTTAAAAGTTCAACTTGATTTTTTTACCCTGTTGAAGCAAGCCCTTGCGCGCAAAAAAGCAGAATCCGGTGGGATATTAGATGACGGGAGCGCGAAGCAGAAACCAATCATTTATCAGCTCTGAAAACTGATTCGCAGGAAATTCGTTTCCAGAGCTGAGCTTTGCGAAACCCGTTGCCATTAATTTGCAAGCTTTGATTCGACGCTGTGGATTTTATCTTCCATTGTTTGTTCTCTGTCGGTTCTGGTGCCAACGCGAATGTTGGTAGCAATGCGCGGCGCGCCAAGTTCATGGACAACCTCATGGCAGCGTTTCACGGCGGCAAACACCTCATCCCATTCGCCTTCTACATTCGTTCCATACGCATGAAGCTTGGTTTTTAAGCCCGCGTCTTGCAAAACCTTCTCACATGCGGCCACATATTTTGAAACAGAAACGCCAACGCCCATTGGAATTACTGAAAAATCTAAAATGACTTTCATCGCTTTTTGAGTTTATTTTTTTA
Above is a window of Chloroherpeton thalassium ATCC 35110 DNA encoding:
- a CDS encoding MTH1187 family thiamine-binding protein, yielding MKVILDFSVIPMGVGVSVSKYVAACEKVLQDAGLKTKLHAYGTNVEGEWDEVFAAVKRCHEVVHELGAPRIATNIRVGTRTDREQTMEDKIHSVESKLAN